In a single window of the Helicobacter felis ATCC 49179 genome:
- a CDS encoding MaoC/PaaZ C-terminal domain-containing protein: protein MNANLSMLKTYRFADLFEGLEESFSLDLTPQHLQNFSALSGDHNPLHTDPTYAKEKGFKGCVVHGMLHSAYYSTLVGMHLPGKYALFQGIKVAFKNPLYAPANLRVWGKITHCNASFKTIEISAGIDALIGGGGGSYV, encoded by the coding sequence TTGAACGCAAACTTGAGCATGCTTAAAACCTACCGCTTTGCCGACCTCTTTGAGGGGTTAGAGGAAAGTTTTAGCCTAGATTTGACCCCGCAACATTTGCAAAACTTTAGTGCACTGAGTGGCGATCACAATCCCCTACACACAGACCCTACTTACGCTAAAGAAAAAGGCTTTAAAGGTTGCGTGGTGCATGGGATGTTACACAGCGCGTATTACTCGACTTTGGTGGGGATGCATTTGCCCGGTAAATACGCTCTCTTTCAGGGGATTAAAGTGGCTTTCAAAAACCCTCTCTATGCCCCCGCAAATTTGCGTGTGTGGGGCAAGATCACCCATTGCAATGCAAGCTTTAAAACGATCGAGATCAGCGCAGGCATTGATGCCCTCATCGGGGGGGGGGGGGGGAGCTATGTGTGA
- a CDS encoding MBOAT family O-acyltransferase, with the protein MLFNSVEFIFMFLPLSFLGYFVLSRWSALGAKAFLVGASLFFYAYWNVKYLPLILISIIFNYAIVQAMWAKPKLAKGFLSLGLVTNLALLGYFKYADFFINNFNTAFSTSFNLLHLALPLAISFFTIQQITFLLDSYAKIDSPNIEPNPPTNFSNFLDYALFVTFFPKLIAGPIVHHKEMMPQFSQDSNKHISLDNIASGVFIFSIGLFKKVVIADSLAKIATLGFDTSKTLSALEGWMTSLSYTFQLYFDFSGYTDMAIGVALLFNIRLPQNFNSPYKASSMIEFWQRWHMTLSRFIFDYLYVSIVRIFSQITFHKSMLTIVIAFLIAGLWHGASWLFVFFGLLHGLGVVINHYWSKKVRKKYKLKPLPTWLGWFITFNYVNITLIFFRAKDFSDVFKVLKAMFLMSGSHSVLLVDLDKPGKLFIGTAALLAILLTFSAKNSCQALESFKLSLWRLGWICTTILLIGFYVFGYTVHASRFIYFNF; encoded by the coding sequence ATGCTTTTTAATTCTGTAGAGTTTATTTTTATGTTTTTGCCCTTGAGCTTTTTGGGCTATTTTGTTTTAAGCCGTTGGAGTGCTTTGGGGGCGAAGGCGTTTTTAGTGGGGGCGAGTTTGTTTTTTTACGCCTATTGGAATGTCAAATACCTCCCCCTCATTTTAATTTCCATTATTTTTAACTACGCCATTGTGCAAGCGATGTGGGCTAAACCCAAGCTAGCCAAAGGCTTTTTAAGCTTAGGATTAGTGACTAATTTAGCCCTCTTGGGTTACTTCAAATACGCCGACTTCTTCATCAACAATTTCAACACCGCTTTTAGCACCTCTTTTAACCTCTTGCATTTGGCTCTGCCTTTGGCTATTAGCTTTTTCACTATCCAGCAAATCACTTTTTTATTGGATAGTTACGCCAAGATCGATTCCCCTAATATAGAACCTAACCCCCCTACTAATTTCTCTAACTTTCTAGATTACGCACTATTTGTAACTTTTTTCCCTAAACTCATTGCCGGTCCCATTGTGCACCATAAAGAGATGATGCCCCAATTTTCTCAAGACAGCAATAAGCATATTTCTTTAGACAACATTGCAAGCGGGGTGTTTATTTTTTCCATTGGACTTTTTAAAAAGGTGGTGATTGCTGATAGCCTTGCTAAAATCGCCACTCTGGGCTTTGACACCTCTAAGACACTCTCTGCCTTGGAGGGCTGGATGACCTCTTTATCCTATACTTTCCAACTCTATTTTGATTTCAGTGGGTATACAGACATGGCTATTGGAGTGGCTTTACTCTTTAATATCCGCCTGCCCCAAAACTTCAATAGTCCTTATAAAGCTTCAAGCATGATAGAGTTTTGGCAACGCTGGCACATGACCTTGAGTCGTTTTATTTTTGATTACCTATATGTATCCATCGTACGCATATTTTCTCAAATTACTTTCCATAAATCTATGTTGACGATTGTAATCGCCTTTTTGATCGCCGGACTTTGGCATGGGGCAAGCTGGCTATTTGTTTTCTTTGGTCTTTTGCACGGATTAGGTGTTGTGATCAATCACTACTGGTCTAAGAAAGTGCGCAAAAAATACAAACTCAAACCTTTGCCCACATGGTTGGGGTGGTTTATCACTTTCAATTATGTGAACATAACTTTAATTTTCTTTAGGGCTAAGGACTTTTCTGATGTATTCAAGGTGTTAAAGGCAATGTTTTTGATGAGTGGGTCTCATAGTGTTTTGTTGGTTGATTTGGATAAACCCGGCAAATTGTTTATTGGAACCGCTGCACTTCTAGCTATTTTGCTCACTTTTAGCGCTAAGAATAGTTGCCAAGCCCTAGAAAGTTTTAAACTCTCTTTGTGGCGTTTGGGGTGGATATGCACCACGATTTTACTTATAGGGTTTTATGTCTTTGGCTATACGGTTCACGCCTCTAGATTCATTTATTTCAATTTTTAG
- a CDS encoding acyl carrier protein, whose amino-acid sequence METTQIFSQLQEIFRDIFDDSSLVINESTNANDIEDWDSLNHISLISAIEKHFKIKFHLSELQGLKNVGEMVALIERKLEHA is encoded by the coding sequence ATGGAAACAACACAGATTTTTAGCCAGTTGCAAGAGATTTTTAGAGATATTTTTGACGACTCGAGTTTAGTCATCAATGAGAGCACAAACGCTAACGACATTGAGGATTGGGATAGCCTAAATCACATTAGTTTGATCAGTGCCATTGAGAAACATTTTAAAATCAAGTTCCACTTAAGCGAATTGCAAGGGCTTAAAAATGTGGGTGAAATGGTGGCGTTGATTGAACGCAAACTTGAGCATGCTTAA
- a CDS encoding HAD-IIIC family phosphatase, whose protein sequence is MLQRGITPSFYESDYRRYYEESAFENPALRDFAPDLIYLHTSWLNIEHFPALNASAEEIAKLVQQEMNKIEIMLISLKTRYSCAIIINNFDLPQHRSLGNLDYSSGKTHFIHALNTAIIKLVKEHPSVYMQDLLYLSAQVGLSKWFDPSLYYRAKYAMSYEGLACVALNLSKLTCAIFGLSKKVLILDMDNTLYGGVIADDGLAGLVIGSESALAESYSAFQRYILELKERGVVLAICSKNTHENALLALSHENMLLKPADFACIKANFEPKDRNIVEIAKELNLGLDSFVFVDDNPAERALVSAQLPSVAVPDIGQPEDYTTKLDEAGYFEPISLSQEDLARAAQYQANAQRQSAQQQFGSYAEFLQSLEMRALIAPFHPNAFERLTQLINKTNQFNCTTKRCTLAQVQEWAQSPAYITLYGQLVDKFGDNGIVAISVGRIEGEICHLEIWLMSCRVLKRDLEFAMLNALVKKAGKLGVQTLKGYYHPTPKNAMVAQLYAGFGFTLESQSEGGSVFSLDLEKHTDKPHYIKVNDGNNTDF, encoded by the coding sequence TTGCTCCAAAGGGGTATCACCCCTAGCTTTTATGAAAGCGACTACAGGCGTTACTACGAAGAAAGCGCGTTTGAAAACCCCGCTTTAAGGGATTTTGCTCCCGATCTCATCTATTTACACACCTCTTGGCTCAATATCGAGCACTTCCCCGCACTTAACGCCTCAGCGGAAGAAATCGCCAAACTTGTCCAACAAGAGATGAATAAAATAGAGATCATGCTCATCTCTTTAAAGACCCGTTATTCTTGCGCGATCATCATTAATAATTTTGATTTGCCCCAGCACCGATCATTAGGTAATTTGGATTATTCAAGTGGCAAGACCCATTTTATCCATGCTCTCAACACCGCCATTATCAAGCTTGTCAAAGAACACCCCTCGGTGTATATGCAAGATTTGTTGTATCTGTCCGCTCAAGTGGGGCTGTCTAAGTGGTTTGATCCTAGCCTATACTACCGCGCCAAGTATGCGATGAGCTATGAAGGCTTGGCTTGCGTGGCTTTGAATTTGAGCAAGCTGACCTGCGCTATTTTTGGGCTTTCTAAAAAAGTCTTGATCTTGGATATGGATAATACCCTTTATGGCGGGGTGATTGCCGATGATGGTTTAGCGGGCTTGGTAATCGGAAGTGAGAGTGCACTAGCTGAGAGCTATAGTGCCTTCCAACGCTATATTTTAGAACTCAAAGAGCGCGGGGTGGTGCTTGCTATCTGCTCTAAAAACACGCATGAAAACGCCCTTTTGGCACTCTCGCATGAGAACATGCTGTTAAAACCAGCTGATTTTGCTTGTATTAAGGCCAATTTTGAGCCCAAAGATCGCAATATTGTAGAGATTGCCAAAGAACTCAATTTGGGGCTAGATAGCTTTGTCTTTGTGGATGACAACCCGGCCGAGCGCGCTTTAGTTTCTGCCCAATTGCCTAGCGTGGCTGTGCCCGACATAGGGCAACCTGAAGATTACACCACAAAGCTAGATGAAGCGGGGTATTTTGAGCCCATTTCTCTTAGCCAAGAGGATTTAGCCCGCGCTGCCCAATACCAAGCTAATGCCCAGCGCCAAAGTGCACAGCAACAATTTGGATCTTATGCCGAGTTTTTACAAAGCTTAGAAATGCGCGCCCTGATCGCCCCCTTTCACCCCAATGCCTTTGAGCGCTTAACCCAACTCATCAACAAGACCAACCAATTTAACTGCACCACAAAGAGATGTACCCTAGCGCAAGTGCAAGAGTGGGCGCAAAGTCCGGCTTATATCACGCTTTATGGACAGCTTGTGGATAAATTCGGGGACAATGGCATCGTGGCGATCAGCGTGGGGCGCATTGAGGGGGAGATTTGCCATTTAGAAATTTGGCTGATGAGTTGTCGGGTTCTTAAGCGCGATCTAGAATTTGCCATGCTCAATGCCTTAGTCAAAAAGGCTGGAAAGCTAGGCGTGCAAACCCTCAAGGGCTATTACCACCCCACGCCTAAAAATGCGATGGTCGCCCAGCTTTATGCCGGCTTTGGTTTCACTTTAGAGAGCCAAAGCGAGGGCGGGAGCGTTTTTAGTTTGGATTTAGAGAAACACACAGACAAACCCCACTATATAAAGGTAAATGATGGAAACAACACAGATTTTTAG
- a CDS encoding type II toxin-antitoxin system death-on-curing family toxin, producing the protein MFYLDLQTAVEIHDEILEITQGLRGYNCTSLGYLQSALNNIQNDIYYPAFESKLAHLVFSCVKFHPFVDGNKRTAVYLAIHFLKLNDKPISADCEKFFEPLVLDIATDKINKKQLEIILAEYLQKLD; encoded by the coding sequence GTGTTTTATCTCGATCTACAAACTGCGGTTGAAATCCATGATGAAATCCTAGAGATCACGCAAGGGCTAAGGGGTTACAACTGCACAAGTCTTGGGTATTTACAGAGTGCTTTAAACAATATTCAAAACGACATTTATTACCCCGCTTTTGAATCTAAATTGGCGCATCTTGTCTTTTCTTGTGTGAAGTTCCACCCTTTTGTCGATGGCAATAAACGCACAGCCGTGTATTTGGCAATCCACTTTTTAAAGCTCAATGACAAGCCTATTAGCGCAGATTGTGAAAAATTTTTTGAGCCATTAGTGTTAGATATAGCCACAGACAAAATCAATAAAAAACAGCTAGAGATAATCCTTGCAGAGTATTTACAAAAGCTCGATTAG
- a CDS encoding SDR family NAD(P)-dependent oxidoreductase: protein MKDTYLILGASSDLGLALLEALPREAIILAHSHKSPLPNKPNLHPLKADLSSLQEVQALIENIKANHPTPNKIVHLAHPKYAYTRLKDISPQALQHDFSASVQSFFLMLQAFLPPLAHQKQGGKVVAMLSSFVCNIPPKHTSVYTTMKYALLGLMRSMASDYKEHNIQINCLSPSMIETKFLESIDPKIVQVAAENHPLKRNATPKDIVPMLLFLLSSGSDYMTGLNIPITGGLGF, encoded by the coding sequence ATGAAAGATACCTATTTAATCTTAGGGGCTTCCTCGGATTTGGGGCTAGCCCTTTTGGAGGCATTGCCAAGAGAAGCCATTATTTTAGCCCACAGCCACAAAAGCCCCCTGCCCAACAAGCCTAATTTACACCCCCTCAAGGCGGATTTAAGCTCTTTGCAAGAAGTGCAAGCCTTGATTGAAAACATTAAGGCTAACCACCCCACGCCTAATAAAATCGTGCATCTAGCCCACCCCAAGTATGCCTACACCCGTCTTAAAGACATCTCCCCCCAAGCCTTGCAACACGACTTTAGCGCCAGTGTGCAAAGCTTCTTTTTGATGTTGCAGGCCTTTTTACCCCCCCTTGCGCACCAAAAACAGGGGGGTAAGGTGGTGGCAATGCTCTCAAGTTTTGTGTGCAACATCCCCCCCAAACACACCAGCGTTTATACCACGATGAAATATGCCTTGTTAGGGCTCATGCGTTCTATGGCAAGCGATTACAAGGAGCACAATATTCAAATCAACTGCCTCTCTCCCTCCATGATCGAAACCAAGTTTTTAGAAAGCATCGATCCTAAAATCGTGCAGGTGGCAGCTGAAAACCACCCTCTAAAGCGCAACGCCACCCCAAAGGACATTGTGCCCATGTTGCTCTTTTTGCTCTCTAGTGGGAGCGATTACATGACAGGGCTAAACATCCCCATCACGGGCGGGTTGGGATTTTAA
- a CDS encoding MaoC/PaaZ C-terminal domain-containing protein — protein sequence MCEPRQITGGAVGLKHAYKFQELRVGMCGGFSVVVTAEMLEKFRVLSGDDSHLHANTDYMLSKGFKGVLLHGAALGMFYSRLVGKHLPGEYAMSLSYDLRFKKPVYVGDCLQVSGRIVHLNEAFQVASLKARIENINDEPFLVSTADILAKVLE from the coding sequence ATGTGTGAGCCGCGCCAAATTACAGGTGGGGCTGTTGGTCTAAAGCATGCGTATAAGTTTCAAGAATTGCGTGTGGGCATGTGTGGCGGGTTTAGCGTTGTGGTGACTGCAGAAATGTTGGAAAAATTCAGGGTCCTAAGCGGCGATGATAGCCATTTGCACGCCAACACGGATTACATGCTTTCAAAGGGTTTTAAGGGGGTGCTCTTGCACGGGGCGGCACTGGGCATGTTTTATTCTAGGCTAGTGGGTAAGCACTTGCCCGGGGAATATGCCATGTCTTTAAGTTATGACCTACGCTTTAAAAAACCCGTGTATGTGGGGGATTGCTTGCAGGTGAGCGGGCGCATTGTGCATTTGAATGAGGCTTTCCAAGTGGCAAGTTTAAAAGCGCGCATTGAGAATATCAATGATGAACCCTTTTTAGTGAGCACTGCAGACATTTTAGCCAAGGTCTTAGAATGA